A region of bacterium DNA encodes the following proteins:
- a CDS encoding protein kinase: protein MNPDKIDQYTIQRPAIAKGGFGVVHEATSPDGRRIAVKVLNREAVEMRIEQMLKAKNPGIERDLETLRIETQKAYAQNVEQFKTEYQWLTRLRHPNIAEVIDIGCHDGSYYIASEFIDGSPIADCVKGWNPEEMVPLFVQALAGLDFIHRNGLIHLDIKSANILVRRSNGGYDVKIIDFGLAMTPDEYTGKIMGTMSTMAPEVALGLTEEVDGRADLFSMAAVMYFCLTWSVSFPYPRPKATNRESVRRVIAREETLTIRPPSEVHHRPIEFPEHLEKVVMRLLAHKARDRFYPNARAVINALTTQRTEAFADTPDTLGAYLRPEHNRYIGRDDLVAQVLSGIETLKKGEPPPCPIVRIEGGEGLGKTHFLRLVHDAAGRNIEKIALHHISFPSGNDAAVAWANALTEDLAKNEKPILALVDNIHECAGISYKVAEAILGFVRLATEKAHSPEVYADIRPAMIVFTVSDNAPSVKAASEGIANLIDASKKDFEFARIVSLKPFGAKEIDEYLTSTPALDGKRPDGRRVDALLNRTSGIPREIVETLTEMDKQGILFDAEGDIVIPDLETGMGSAKASRSTEERLLAQYRALPENQRRICEIMACWRARPMLPAPTIGDILSFSTGAARGQAVRALVQADVLHYNAENDRYSFANDFMASVVHEAMDEASRGEIHRAIATLLSRDALAAEEFRDAVGYHTAYSNDAKAAARSSASLGRRLLYDVGNIPVAIELLNRACDLTKESDWKLWAYATTLLAEALSHAERHDEAGEAVREGLNLVGERSIQWRLALESRGIVHFLNKGMMDEALEMIERAQKDLAATHGAITRLAFMNLKGRYHYEMATRGMGDTTEHLNLAREIFEDTARAERELPEGARRRVSGGGLHLVHKHMGQYDLAAEALEEYIEGHELTDYALANASRELAELYRVRREYDKSLEYAAKAAALAKKKHMGRLLFHALGALANLYHDTDRFEKSVEIDNRRIAASVHFKDKMDYRRMAARIWTHMGHCYKELGLWDKAAIYFEAATGPEAEDYYRMSATQGLGEVCYEKGDLEGAFAQFDRARELLDKFPDDAISRSYRYRISYIEAQAHLRSGRPGDALALVPRLRKLAGSDEDKARDIDELERRMVER from the coding sequence ATGAACCCCGACAAAATCGACCAATACACGATTCAGAGGCCCGCGATAGCCAAGGGCGGTTTCGGCGTGGTGCACGAAGCGACCTCGCCCGACGGCAGACGCATCGCCGTCAAGGTGCTCAACCGCGAAGCGGTGGAGATGCGCATCGAGCAGATGCTCAAGGCAAAGAACCCCGGCATCGAAAGAGACCTGGAGACCCTCAGGATAGAGACACAAAAAGCGTATGCTCAAAACGTAGAGCAGTTCAAGACCGAATACCAGTGGCTCACGAGGCTCAGACACCCCAACATAGCCGAGGTCATCGACATCGGTTGCCACGACGGCAGCTATTACATAGCGTCCGAATTCATCGACGGCTCACCCATCGCGGATTGCGTGAAAGGATGGAATCCGGAGGAGATGGTGCCGCTGTTCGTCCAGGCGCTCGCAGGGTTGGACTTCATCCACAGAAACGGCCTGATACACCTCGACATAAAATCGGCCAACATCCTGGTGAGGCGGTCGAACGGCGGCTACGACGTGAAGATAATAGACTTCGGACTGGCCATGACGCCCGACGAATACACGGGCAAGATAATGGGCACGATGTCCACGATGGCGCCGGAGGTGGCACTGGGGCTTACGGAAGAGGTGGACGGACGGGCCGATCTCTTCTCCATGGCCGCCGTCATGTACTTCTGCCTAACCTGGAGCGTATCCTTTCCTTATCCGAGGCCCAAGGCAACGAACAGGGAATCCGTTCGGCGCGTCATCGCCCGCGAGGAAACTCTCACGATCAGGCCGCCGTCGGAGGTGCATCACAGGCCGATCGAATTTCCGGAACATCTCGAGAAAGTGGTCATGAGGCTTTTGGCGCACAAGGCACGGGACCGCTTCTATCCCAACGCGCGAGCGGTGATAAACGCCCTGACGACCCAAAGGACCGAAGCCTTTGCAGACACGCCGGACACTCTCGGGGCCTACCTCAGGCCCGAGCACAACAGATACATAGGCAGGGATGACCTCGTTGCCCAAGTTTTAAGCGGGATAGAGACGCTCAAAAAAGGCGAGCCGCCCCCCTGCCCCATCGTAAGGATCGAGGGAGGCGAAGGCTTGGGCAAAACTCATTTTCTCCGTCTCGTTCACGACGCCGCAGGCCGGAACATCGAAAAAATTGCGCTGCACCATATCTCATTTCCGTCCGGCAACGACGCGGCCGTCGCCTGGGCAAACGCGTTGACCGAGGACCTAGCGAAAAACGAAAAACCGATCCTCGCGCTCGTCGACAACATCCACGAATGCGCGGGAATTTCCTACAAAGTCGCGGAGGCGATCCTCGGTTTCGTCCGCCTCGCAACGGAAAAGGCCCATTCGCCCGAAGTATACGCCGACATAAGGCCCGCGATGATCGTCTTCACCGTAAGCGACAACGCGCCGAGCGTGAAAGCCGCATCGGAGGGCATAGCTAATTTGATCGATGCGTCGAAAAAGGACTTTGAATTCGCAAGGATCGTCTCCCTCAAACCCTTTGGGGCAAAGGAGATCGACGAGTACCTCACATCGACGCCCGCGCTCGACGGAAAGCGCCCCGATGGAAGGCGCGTCGACGCACTCCTCAATCGCACTTCGGGAATCCCGCGCGAGATCGTGGAGACGCTCACCGAAATGGACAAACAGGGGATACTCTTCGACGCCGAGGGGGACATCGTCATACCCGACTTGGAAACAGGGATGGGAAGCGCGAAGGCCTCCAGGTCGACCGAAGAACGGCTGCTGGCGCAATACAGGGCTTTACCCGAGAACCAGCGCCGCATCTGCGAGATTATGGCATGTTGGCGCGCAAGGCCCATGCTACCCGCACCGACCATCGGAGACATCCTCTCCTTCTCCACGGGCGCGGCCAGGGGACAGGCGGTCAGGGCGCTCGTCCAAGCGGATGTCCTACATTACAACGCTGAAAACGATCGCTATTCCTTTGCAAACGACTTCATGGCCTCGGTCGTGCACGAAGCCATGGACGAAGCGTCGAGGGGCGAAATTCACCGAGCTATAGCGACGTTGCTCTCGCGCGACGCCCTCGCTGCCGAGGAATTTAGGGACGCCGTGGGGTATCACACGGCCTATTCGAACGATGCGAAGGCGGCCGCAAGGAGTTCGGCAAGCCTGGGAAGACGCCTCTTGTACGACGTCGGCAACATACCGGTGGCCATCGAGCTGCTCAATCGAGCATGCGATCTGACGAAGGAAAGCGATTGGAAGCTTTGGGCGTACGCGACAACCCTCCTGGCCGAGGCGCTCTCCCACGCGGAGAGACACGACGAAGCCGGCGAGGCCGTCCGCGAGGGCCTGAATCTCGTCGGAGAGAGGTCGATACAATGGAGGCTGGCGCTTGAGTCGAGGGGCATAGTCCATTTCCTCAACAAGGGGATGATGGACGAGGCTTTAGAGATGATCGAGAGAGCACAGAAAGATCTCGCCGCGACCCACGGCGCGATCACACGCCTTGCGTTCATGAATCTCAAAGGCAGGTATCACTACGAGATGGCGACTAGGGGAATGGGCGATACGACGGAGCATCTTAACCTGGCGCGCGAGATATTCGAGGACACGGCGCGAGCGGAACGCGAACTCCCCGAGGGGGCGAGGCGCAGGGTCTCGGGGGGCGGGCTTCACCTCGTCCACAAGCATATGGGACAATACGACCTGGCCGCGGAGGCGCTGGAAGAATACATTGAGGGACATGAGCTTACCGACTACGCCCTTGCAAACGCCTCCAGGGAGCTCGCCGAGCTCTATAGGGTGAGAAGGGAATACGACAAATCGCTCGAATACGCCGCAAAAGCCGCGGCACTGGCCAAAAAGAAGCACATGGGCAGGCTCCTGTTTCACGCGCTCGGAGCGCTGGCCAACCTTTATCACGACACCGACCGGTTCGAGAAATCCGTCGAAATAGACAACAGGAGGATAGCCGCAAGCGTTCACTTCAAAGATAAAATGGACTACAGGCGGATGGCGGCGAGGATATGGACCCACATGGGCCACTGTTACAAGGAACTCGGCCTGTGGGACAAGGCAGCGATTTATTTCGAGGCCGCGACGGGCCCGGAAGCGGAGGACTATTACAGGATGTCGGCGACCCAGGGGTTGGGAGAGGTATGCTACGAGAAAGGCGATTTGGAGGGGGCGTTCGCGCAGTTCGACCGGGCAAGGGAGCTTCTCGATAAATTCCCCGACGACGCGATTTCGCGGTCGTACCGATACAGGATATCCTACATAGAAGCGCAGGCGCACCTCAGAAGCGGCAGACCGGGCGACGCCCTCGCGCTCGTACCTCGGCTTCGGAAACTCGCCGGGAGCGACGAAGACAAGGCGAGGGATATCGATGAGCTGGAGAGACGAATGGTCGAGAGATAA